The sequence below is a genomic window from Acetomicrobium sp. S15 = DSM 107314.
TTTCGGTCAAAGACAAAACCCTAACTTTTTCGTTAGGTCTTGCGCAAATTTAATTTATCTTCTCCTGGCAGCGAAGGCGCGCTCGTATATCAAGATCAAAACGGTCGTAACCAAGGCAAGCACTATGGCCAAAGCATCTGCCCTGCCGATATCTACCGACACTTCAGAGACGTGCGTGTATATCACGAGGGGAAGTATCTTGACGCCCGTACCGGTGAGGGCAAAAGCGGTGCCGAAGGCCCCCATGCTCACGGCAAAAAGCAGCGACGAACCGGCCAACACGGCGGGCAAAAGCATCGGAAGCAGGACTTTATGAAGCGTCATCTACCTCGAGGCGCTTAAAGCTCGGAACGCATATCATAAAACACAAAAAACAAAGGCCTGACCCTGGTAATGGCCTGTTATTTTAGGAAGTTGTCTCCATGATGTCAGACTGCAGCCTATCAATCAACATCAGAAGGTGCATAAGGTATAGGAGAATGCCCCCGTTAGCGGCGAGTATCATGCCCACGACCCAACCCGGAAGCAAATGATGTACGAGCATTGAAGTCCCAAACAACATGGACACAAGGTTCATCGTAATCTGGGTCGCAGAAAGTCGCACCAAGACCGTAGGCACCGCGGCTGTCTTGCCCTTGTTTTTCACAATTGGCAGGACGATTTTGGCGAGCCCTATCCCTCCGCCGGCGAGATTAAGCACACCGACAAGAAGTGTCAAAAACGGTACGAGGATGTTCGGCACCACGCAGGAAGCTATTCCCAGTGCCGCGAATATGAATCCCAAAAAGATCACAAGCCATGTGCGGCGGAAGGGCCCGATAGGGGTGCTCCCGAAAGCGAGCATCTGGACGGAGAAGATTACCATTAGGAGGCCGAGCTGGGCGCTCCCTGAAAAGGGGAGTCTGCCGAAGGTAACAGGAATGAGGAGGACCCCGAGGATCAGCATAAACACGCCCACAAGAAGCAGCATGGCCTTGTCAGTCTTTAGCCCGAAATCGTCGTCGAGGCCCTTTGCGGCCAGGGGATAGCTGCGGTAGATCTTCTGAAGCAGGAAGGCCAACGCGAGGATCGCCGCGCCATAGACGAGCACCGACAGCGCTGTCGTAAGCGCCGAAAGCAGTCCTTCTTTCCACACGAGAAGCCCGACAAACATAGAAAACAGGTAGACCGCCGCGCACGCGAAAGCCAGGTACCGGAAGACTCCTCCGTAGCCGAGCCACGCCTTTAACTTATCTTTTGAAACAAGCAACTGCAGAAACTGCAGGAACCCCCCAAGGCACAGGCAGAGGATCAGGAGCACTCTGGGGATGAGCGTAAATACATCAGGGACGAAACAGGCCATGATGCCCACGGAAGCGATGGCGACTCCTGCGGCGATCACGGGCTTGGATCTGCGTATGTCCCCCGCAGGCGTTCTTCCCAGGGTTACCGTCTGCAGACCGAACAAAAACAGAAGCAGCCCGTACACGCCGTTTTCATAGTACGAAAGCAGGCCAAAAGAGGCTGGAAAAAGCAGTATCCCTGTGAGCATCACGGCCATGCCGGCTACAAGAAGGATCGCGACGTCGAAATAAAGATCCGCCTCATCGAGGAGAAATCTGACCTTCATCTAAACTTACCCTTAATTTCCGCGCCAGCGATTCTCAATAATAAGTGCCCTTCGTACGATAGTTTTCACGCCTCTCGGCTGCAAGATTTCTGGCGAACTTGTCGAATTCCTCCTTGTGCTCCCTATACAGGGCATAAAGATCCCTGGCGATTTGAGGCAACACGATCACGACGGATTTCTTCTCTATTTCCTGCAGGATATACTCGACCGCCTCGTCGACGCCTATGGAGTCGGCGGGCGGTGCCATGTCGCCAAAGATGGGCGTCCTGACGTTGTACGGGCAGAAGACGCTAAAGCATAGACCTTCGACCTCGAGCTCATATTGGAGGCTCTCTGTCATGGAGATTACCGCGGCCTTGGTCGCTGCGTAAACGGCCTGATAAGGGACGGGAACCAAGCCCGCGATGGAACTAGCATTGACGACGTGGCCAAAGCCTTGTTTCCTCATGATCGGTATGGCCGTATACGTGCCATAGATGACTCCCTTGAGGTTGAGATCAATAATGTAATCCCAGATTTCGAAGGTGATCTGTTCCGTCGGGAGAGTCATTCCCATCCCAGCGATGTTGCAGACGAAATCAAGATGCCCGGCATATTCCGCTGCGCTTTCTATAAGCCGAGCTACCTGCTTTTCCTTAGTTACATCCGTCAGAATAGGGAACACCTTGCCTGGGTATTTGTCCTCAAGCCGCTTTGATTCGCGGGTGAGGTTTTCTTCCTTCACGTCGCCCATAAAGACAGCCTTGGCCCCGCGCTTGAGAAGCTGTTCCGTCATCTCCAACGCTATGCCCGACGCGGCTCCTGTCACAGCCGCAACCTTGTTCTCGAAATACCCGTTCATAGACTTCGCCCCCTCTTTGCCGCCCCTTAGGGCAGAACCCTCGAATCGCCCACATTCAGCTGGGCTGAACCCTTCAGCATCATGGCGCCCGAGTATTTTAGTACTGGCAGATTTGCCAGGCTGCTGATCGCCCCGGACTGGAGGGGGTGTTCTTCGGCGGTAAGCTCCGTCCATTCGACGCGCCCTTCACCCGTCCAGCCTTTTTCTACCCTCGCCTCTTGAGGATACAGCGTGGCCTGAGACAACGACGCGCCGCCTTTACCGAGGTTGGGCATATACCTCCAACCGAAGTTGTTGGTCAGCGGCTTTTCATTCATCCCGGCGATGACTTTTTCGTCGAGCTCAGCATGCCTCCAGAAATGCATTTTGATGAAGGTGCAACTTTCGTAGCTCGCGGCAGTGAACCAATGGTCCCCAACGTGGCGCTCGGAAGCCACATCGGCAAAGACTTTGGGCATGCCGTCTTCCTCGCGTCCTCCAAGAATTGGGCAAGTCTTATTCTCCCAGATGATGAGAGGGTACACGCCCTCAAGTCCCTCGGAGTTTCCCGCATACCGGACGGGCGCGGCGACCTGGATGAGGCGGTATTCACCGTTTGACATCCATTCCACGTCTCGAAAGTTGGCGAACTGAACGGCTACCACCGGTTCAAGAAGTTCAAAATCTTGAGGAATGAGCTGCAGCAGGGCTTCCTCGTCGGTTTCAAACCGCACGACAAAAGACGTCATGTCCCCATGAGTCACCCGGAACGGATAGAAATAGCTCCCCAAAAAATGCACCGGCATCTTGTAGGCAAAACCTTCCTGAAACTTGAATTTCCCTCTCATACTCCTTCCTCCTTCGCGCTCTCCAGACTTTTTGTGTTCCCGCTGTACTGTAGCATCTTAAGGACAAGAGCTGTTGCCGTACCTAGCGTATAAGCCAAGCGAAATGCTTCTTTGGCTAATCCGTAGTCCTTGTGCCGTTGATTTATTATACTACGATTTTAGTACGTGATTTAAGACCTTTACAGTTTTGTGAACTCAGCAGCGATAGTGCCGGATCTCAAGGCAGGCCTCAGAAATGGCATCCAAAAAACAAAAACTCCATCGCCTCTCTTCGGTCTGACCCCTCCCACTTCTGCTGCGAGGTATATATGGCGAGAGATCACTTGAGGCGCATCTCTGTATGCGATGGGCCTATCTCCTGGCGGCGAAGGCGCGCTCGTATATCAAGATCAAAACAGTCGTAACCAAGGCAAGCACTATGGCCAAAGCGTCTGCCCTGCCGATATCTACCGACACTTCAGAGACGTGCGTGTATATTACGAGGGGTAATATCTTAACGCCCGTCCCGGTGAGGGCAAAAGCGGTGCCGAAGGCCCCCATGCTCACGGCAAAAAGCAGCGACGAGCCGGCCAACACGGCAGGCAAAAGCATCGGAAGCAGGACTTTATGAAGCGTCATCCACCTCGAGGCGCCTAAGCTCGATGCAGCCTCGATCAAACTCCAGTCGGCCTTGCTCCAGGCCGAAATCATAGTGAGGATCATCCTCGGGATGAGGAAGTAAAGGTAGGCCACAACAAGCCCCTTCCATGTAAAAAGGAACGAAGAAAACTCTAAGGGGTTAATGCCGAAGGCCTTAGAGAGGAGCAATGTGATAAAGCCGCTTGCCCCGAGCAGTATTATGAAGGCAAATCCAACTACGAGCCCACTGAAAGTCAGCGGCACAGGGGTGATGCTCAGCATCAAGGCCTTCAATCTGCCGCCTGATCGGTACAGGGCGTAAGAAAGCGGTATCCCGCATAGCGTTCCGATAGCGGTCGTGGCTAAAGAAAGCGTTATACTCGTCCTTAGCGACTCCCTGTAAAGCTTCGACGTAAACATCGACATATAGTTTGAAAGGGAGGGCTTCCCCTCGACGAAGAAGCTCTCCCATAAAACCAATACCATCGGCCATGCCAAAAACACCAAAAGCAGCAAAAACAAAGGCACCAATAGCAGATAAAGGAATATATTTCGCTTCAAATGTCTTCCTCTTTTATCTTATAGTAAAAACTGCTGCTATCACGTCAACTACACGTTTTGCCGTATAAGATTAAATCGCTATGGTTATCGCCGCCCTAATCTCCCAGAACCTTGCTTCCCCAGAGCTTGGCGGCTTTATCCTGCACCTGCTGGGCTTTGACCCAATCAACATCCATGGCGCGCTCGTAGTCGCTTGCGGGCAGGAATTTATCAACTACTTCAGACGGAAGCTCGACGTCCGTCAAAATCGGGCGCACAAACCCTTTCGCAAATATCTTTTGACCCTCTTCGCTCATGATGAAGTTGAGCCAAAGCTTCGCGGCGTTAGGATGAGGAGCACCTTTTACCATGCTTATGGCATAAGGCGAGGTTATCGTGCCCTCCTCTGGGATGACGACATCCACGGCATCACCGAGGCCCGCTATATACTTTGCTCGGTAGGCGTTCCAATCGTACGTTATCCAAATGGGGATTTCTCCCTTTATGAACTTGTCGTATTCCGTGGTCTTTTCGATCATCCTAACGTTGCCGACCTTTTGGAGCTGCGCCAGGTAATCGATGCCCGGGTCCATATTGTCGAGATTGCCGCCCATTGCGTAAGATGTGGCTATGACTATGGCGTATCCTATGCCTGCTGTCCTCGGGTCAAGATAAACCACGCTTTTAGAATACTGGGGGTCGAGCAGTTCCTTCCAACCCTTAGGCGTATTTTTGACGTAATTTTTATTAATGACAAACACGACAGTACCCTTATGAATGGAAAACCAATGTCCCTCCGGGTCTTTGAGGAGGTCTGGAATTTTATCGAAGTTTACGGGCTTAAAGCCTTCGGTGACGCCTCTTTCCTTAGCGAGGGCTCCAAAAGGCATGAAGTAGTAGGCCGTATCTGCCTGCGGATTATTCTTCTCCTTTTCGAGGCGCACAACCGTGGCACCGCTTCCGAGGTCGTTCCACGTAACCTCGACCCCATACCTTTCCTTAAAGGCGTCGAATAAGCCCTGCCAATTCGCCCACGTAGGGCCCGTATCGTAGCTGTAAAGCGCGCCCTCTTTCAGGGCAGCCTCGTGCAGCTCCTTCTCGCCCGGGTATAATTCTTGCTCGATGGCACCTGCCGGCGCTGTCGAGCAAAAGGCCCCAAAAAGCACCGCTACTACCGCCAAAACCTTGACCCACCTCATGTCAATCCCTCCTATTGTTTTATATTTACATTGTATTGACACTTAAAATAATAAAAAGCCGTCATCTGGGGCAAAAGTCACGGTTATTTCGCCCCCAATTTCAAAGCACGCCCCGTCGCTGCTGAGCAAATCTACCAGTATATCGCTACCGTCAGCCCTAATCGCCAACCTGACCATGGCGCCCAAAAATATCTTCCCTGTCACTGTGCCGGTTATCTCGTTTTTGTCGGACCCTTTTCTTACGACGCGGAACCGCTCAGGCCTCACGACCAAACAAGCGTCACCCTTGCTCTCGTCGTTTTCAAAGACGACGACAAATTGCCTGCCCTGCCAAATAAAAACGCCATCGCCCTTGTATGTTCCGTAAAAGAAGTTATTGTCCCCCACGAAGTCGGCCACAAACTTGGTGCGTGGTTTCGTGTAGATCTCTAACGGTTCACCCACCTGCTCGAGCTTTCCTTCGTTCATTATTGCGACGCGATCGGAGATGGAGAGGGCTTCCTCCTGATCGTGCGTCACGTAAAGCGTGGGAATTCCGCTTTGGCGCTGTATGCGCTTTATCTCAAACCTAAGAGCGTTTCTCACCTTCGCGTCTAAAGCAGAAAGCGGCTCATCCAAAAGCAACACTTTAGGGTTTATCGCCAAGGCCCGCGCCAAGGCGACCCTCTGCTGCTGGCCTCCTGAAAGCTCCCTCGGGTAAGCCTTGGCCCTACCGACGAGGCCTATGAGCTCAAGCAACTCGCCGACCCTTTTTTCGACCTCCTCTTCCGAAGCTTTGCGCGCCCTCAGGCCGAAGGCTATATTTTCGAAGGCGTTGAGGTTGGGGAATAGCGCGTAATTTTGAAACACTATGCCGACGCAACGCTCTCTTACGCCGACCCTTTCCATCGGTTTGCCGTCTATAAAAACACCTCCCTCGTCGGGTTCGATAAAGCCAGCTATTATCCGCAGTGTAGTCGTTTTCCCACA
It includes:
- a CDS encoding SDR family NAD(P)-dependent oxidoreductase codes for the protein MNGYFENKVAAVTGAASGIALEMTEQLLKRGAKAVFMGDVKEENLTRESKRLEDKYPGKVFPILTDVTKEKQVARLIESAAEYAGHLDFVCNIAGMGMTLPTEQITFEIWDYIIDLNLKGVIYGTYTAIPIMRKQGFGHVVNASSIAGLVPVPYQAVYAATKAAVISMTESLQYELEVEGLCFSVFCPYNVRTPIFGDMAPPADSIGVDEAVEYILQEIEKKSVVIVLPQIARDLYALYREHKEEFDKFARNLAAERRENYRTKGTYY
- a CDS encoding acetoacetate decarboxylase family protein, which encodes MRGKFKFQEGFAYKMPVHFLGSYFYPFRVTHGDMTSFVVRFETDEEALLQLIPQDFELLEPVVAVQFANFRDVEWMSNGEYRLIQVAAPVRYAGNSEGLEGVYPLIIWENKTCPILGGREEDGMPKVFADVASERHVGDHWFTAASYESCTFIKMHFWRHAELDEKVIAGMNEKPLTNNFGWRYMPNLGKGGASLSQATLYPQEARVEKGWTGEGRVEWTELTAEEHPLQSGAISSLANLPVLKYSGAMMLKGSAQLNVGDSRVLP
- a CDS encoding ABC transporter permease subunit, whose amino-acid sequence is MKRNIFLYLLLVPLFLLLLVFLAWPMVLVLWESFFVEGKPSLSNYMSMFTSKLYRESLRTSITLSLATTAIGTLCGIPLSYALYRSGGRLKALMLSITPVPLTFSGLVVGFAFIILLGASGFITLLLSKAFGINPLEFSSFLFTWKGLVVAYLYFLIPRMILTMISAWSKADWSLIEAASSLGASRWMTLHKVLLPMLLPAVLAGSSLLFAVSMGAFGTAFALTGTGVKILPLVIYTHVSEVSVDIGRADALAIVLALVTTVLILIYERAFAARR
- a CDS encoding extracellular solute-binding protein, which codes for MRWVKVLAVVAVLFGAFCSTAPAGAIEQELYPGEKELHEAALKEGALYSYDTGPTWANWQGLFDAFKERYGVEVTWNDLGSGATVVRLEKEKNNPQADTAYYFMPFGALAKERGVTEGFKPVNFDKIPDLLKDPEGHWFSIHKGTVVFVINKNYVKNTPKGWKELLDPQYSKSVVYLDPRTAGIGYAIVIATSYAMGGNLDNMDPGIDYLAQLQKVGNVRMIEKTTEYDKFIKGEIPIWITYDWNAYRAKYIAGLGDAVDVVIPEEGTITSPYAISMVKGAPHPNAAKLWLNFIMSEEGQKIFAKGFVRPILTDVELPSEVVDKFLPASDYERAMDVDWVKAQQVQDKAAKLWGSKVLGD
- a CDS encoding ABC transporter ATP-binding protein, which encodes MAAGVALVDVTKRFDKFVAVSSLSLEIKKGEFLSLLGPSGCGKTTTLRIIAGFIEPDEGGVFIDGKPMERVGVRERCVGIVFQNYALFPNLNAFENIAFGLRARKASEEEVEKRVGELLELIGLVGRAKAYPRELSGGQQQRVALARALAINPKVLLLDEPLSALDAKVRNALRFEIKRIQRQSGIPTLYVTHDQEEALSISDRVAIMNEGKLEQVGEPLEIYTKPRTKFVADFVGDNNFFYGTYKGDGVFIWQGRQFVVVFENDESKGDACLVVRPERFRVVRKGSDKNEITGTVTGKIFLGAMVRLAIRADGSDILVDLLSSDGACFEIGGEITVTFAPDDGFLLF